The DNA sequence TCTACGCTAGCCTGCGAGTTGCCGCCGCGCTGCCGGTGGAACGCGAAGATCTTGACTCCGCTAGCGTGACCGCAGCTCGCCGGCGATTTACCGCTGGCTTTCGCGTCGACCGTCCTGTCGCGGCCCAGCGTTCGATCATGCAGGCGCTAGCCCTCATGAATGGCGAACTGACCACGGAGGTGACGGACTTCGCAACAAGCCCTCTGCTGCGCGCTACCGTCAACTCGCCGTTCCTGGGAACACCAGAGCGAGTTCAAACGCTTTTCCTGGCGACCCTGGGACGGCTACCGGCTGATGACGAGTTGGTTGCACTCGTTGCGCACGCTTCGCGTCATAGCGACGAGGGCGCGGCCGGCCGGGCGCTTGCCGATATTTTTTGGGCCCTGATCAATTCGAGTGAGTTCAATACTAACCGCTGATGTGACCGTCCCGTAACAAGGAGGACATGGAGTGTTTACGACCTGCTCCGTAACGCGTCGAAATCTTCTGCGTCTGGGGACATTGGGCATCGCCGGCGGTTCCCTTTCCGGTTGGATCGGCACCTTTGCCGCGGATGTAGCGACGCATCCGCAGCGCAAAAAGTCCGTGATACTTCTCTGGCTCAATGGAGGTCCTGCCACCATCGATCTGTGGGATCTCAAGCCTGGCCAGGAGACGGGGGGACCTTATCGTGAGATCGACACGGCAGTAGCCGGATTGCGAATCTCGGAACATCTGCCCATCCTTTCAAAACTGACCGGTGATATGGCGATCATACGCTCGATGGCGAGCAAGGAAGGTGACCACGATCGAGCGACCCACTTGGTGCGCACGGGATACATTCCACAGGGAGCGATTCAATTCCCGGCCGTGGGTGCGCTAGTGGCGCGTGAGTTAGGGATCGCGGACATCGACTTGCCGAATTTCGTAAGCGTCGCCCCCGCCCGTTTTGCTAGCACGATTGGTGGTGGGTTTCTTGGGCCGAATTTCGCGCCCTTGATGATTGCCGAGGGTATCTCCGGCCAAAACGGCATGGAAGGTGATGGCGGTCCTGAGGCGCTGACGGTGCCCGATCTTGCACGAGCTGCAAGCGTGTCGGAGGAAGCTCAACGCGACCGGCTGGCCCTGTTGGATGGTTTTGAACAGCGCTTCCTGAATGGCAGCGAGAATTCCGTAGTGGCTAGCCTAAACTCTGCCACGGCGCGGGCCGTGCGACTCATGCGTCCCGAAGCCGCCCGCGCTTTCCGCATTGAAGACGAACCGGAGGCATTGCGCGACGCCTACGGT is a window from the Pirellulales bacterium genome containing:
- a CDS encoding DUF1501 domain-containing protein; this encodes MFTTCSVTRRNLLRLGTLGIAGGSLSGWIGTFAADVATHPQRKKSVILLWLNGGPATIDLWDLKPGQETGGPYREIDTAVAGLRISEHLPILSKLTGDMAIIRSMASKEGDHDRATHLVRTGYIPQGAIQFPAVGALVARELGIADIDLPNFVSVAPARFASTIGGGFLGPNFAPLMIAEGISGQNGMEGDGGPEALTVPDLARAASVSEEAQRDRLALLDGFEQRFLNGSENSVVASLNSATARAVRLMRPEAARAFRIEDEPEALRDAYGRNLFGQGCLLARRLIERGVACVEITLGGWDTHQNNFDRVKGLSGTLDVGFGTLMADLKDRGLLESTLIICMGEFGRTPKINGNTGRDHWPQSWATVLAGGGIKGGQAIGRTNADGTAVEERPVTVPDLIATASKAVGIDPRKQNMSNVSRPIRVADPAAHPIEEIL